The window CTTTGTAGAAAGGGTTTTTGGGGGATTGCAGCAGGATCGCCACGCGTAACGCACGCAGGTAACCACGAAACAGCACGCGATCAACATTCAGTTTGCTGGCCCATTCCAGCACCCGTGCTTCTTTAGCGGGAGAGACGCCACCGCGTCGATTCATCACCCGATCCACAGTGCTCAGACTGACACCTGCGGCGCTAGCTATCTGTTCCAGCGTCGTTTTTTTGCGATTGATCACAGTAATTTCTTCCTGAAGGTTTGCCGTCAAAAATTGAAGGTTTCCCTTCAAATTAGCCATAGCAGCAGAAAATTGCATCCGCTATTTTCGTCCTCATCACAATCAAGGGGGAGAAGAGAATGATTAAGGATGCGTTTTACCAGGCCGGACAACCGGAACCCAAACTCGGTGTCAGCCCGCTGTCGTGGGTCAATGAAGTGCTGCCACAGCTGGGTGCAGGTACCAGTGCGCAACAATGCCTCGCGGAGGCAGCTCAGGCTGGCTACCAGGGTGTGGAGTTGAGCCGCATCTTCCCACGTGAGCCCGGCGCACTGCGTACTTTGCTGGCACAGCACAAGTTGCATCTGGTCTCCGGCTGGCACGATGGTTTCCTCACGGAGCGGAGCGTGCAGCAGGAACTGGATGCGGTGCATAACCATGCCGCGTTGTTACAGGAAAATGGTGCCGGGGTGATGGTGTATGGCGAATGTGGCTGGATGACAGACAATGCGCTCGATGTCCCGCTGGCCCAGCGTCGCCTGCTACCGGAAGAACAGGTACAGGGCTATGCAGCGCGCCTGTCTGCCTTTGCCGAGGCGTTGCATCAGCAATATGGCCTGCGCCTTGCTTATCACCATCACCTGATGATGGTGACCGAAACCCTGCCAGAAATTCGCGCTTTGCTGGCTGCCTGTGCTCCGTCGGTGGGCCTGTTACTCGACACCGGACATGCCACCGCTGCCGGTTTTGCCTATACCCAGCTGATCGATGAATTTGCTGACCGCATTTGCCATATCCACCTGAAAGACGTGCGGCTGGATCGACTCCAGCAGGTGCGTCAAAGCGGAATGACGTTTAACCAGGCCGTACTGGCAGGAATGTTTACCGTGCCGGGGGATGGCGGCATTGATTTCCGACCACTGGCACAGTTTATCGCTCGCAGCGGCTACCGGGGCTGGATGGTGGTGGAAGCAGAACAGGACCCGGCAATAGCCCCGCCGCTTGCTACCGTCACGCGCGCGCAACGCTATGTTACCGAACATATTTCACCTGCAGCCCAATAAAGGAAAGAGAACATGACCGGAAAAAAACTCAACGTCGGCCTGATTGGTTCGGGTTTTATGGGCCAGGCGCATGCCGACGCCTGGCGTCGTGCAGGCTTGTTATATCGTAATCTGCCACTGCAACCGGTGCTGCATACGCTGGCTGATGCCACTCCGGCGCTGGCGCAAGAAGCTGCACAGCGTTTTGGTTTTCAGCACAGCACGGCAGATTGGCGGGCCATGATTGCTAACCCGGCAATCGATATTGTCGACATCACCACCCCGAATAATATGCATTACGACATGGCGCTGGCGGCGATTCGTGCGGGCAAACATGTCTACTGCGAAAAACCCCTCACGGTTTCATTACTGGAAGCGCAAACCCTGACACAGGAAGCGGAACGCGCCGGAGTAAAAACCATGGTGGCGTTTAACAACATCAAAACCCCTGCAGCGCAGCTGGCGAAACAGATGATCGAACGAGGGGATATCGGTACGCCTACCCGTTTTCGTGGCTGGTTTGATCAGGGTTTCTTCAACGACCCGGAGCTGCCGTGGAGCTGGCGCTGTTCGCGCGAGCAGGCCGGTTCTGGCTCCCTCGGCGATCTCGGTTCGCATGTGGTGAGTGTGGCGCAATATCTGATGGGACCGATCACCAGCGTTATCGGTCAGGAGCAGCTGTTTATTGACTCCCGCCCGGCCGCCGGTGGTGGTTCTGGCTATGGTGCACACGCCAGCAAGGATGCGGCACGACTTAAGGTGGAGAATGATGATCAGTTTCAGTCGCTGATTACCTTTGCCAACCATGCCGGAGGGGTGATTGAAGCCTCAAGGATTTCCGCAGGGAAAGTGTTTGGTATCGCCTGGGAAGTGTCTGGCACCGAAGGCACCATCATTATGGATGGCGAGCGTTTTAACGAGCTGAAAATTGCCCGCTATCGCGATGAAAAACACGATCGCGGCTTTAAAACCCTTTATGCCGGTTCTCAGGTGGAACAATTTGGTGGCTTCTTTGGTTTCGACTTCGCGGGCGGTGGACTCGGTTATTTTGACGTCAAAGTGATTGAAATCTATGACCTGATCAAAGGCCTGAGCGGAGCAAGCGGCTGCTTCCCGGATTTCCGCTTCGGCCTGGAGAATCAGCAGATTATTGAAGCGATGGTGCGCTCCTCTGCCAGCGGTACGCGTGTTGAAGTGGCCAGTCTGCGGGCTTAACGGAAAAACGTCGCCAGCGCATCAGCCAGCGCCTGCGGCTGCTCATCAGGGATGAAGTGGCCGCTGTGGGCAATGGTTATGCCGGTAACGTTGTCCGCGAACTGCCGCAGGGGCGCCGCCATGTCGGGGATGGATCCCTGATCGGCACTGATCGCCAGTAGCGGCAACGTTAATTTGCCCTGCTCGCGTAAGGCCCGATTCTGTGCGGCTGAGTGCATCACTTCACGATACGGTGCCAGTCCGGCGCGCAGCGCGCCATTTTGTTTCAGCAGACGCACGTATTCCGCCATATCCGCAGCGCTAAACACCATCGGACTGGCGGTTTTACGTCGCAAAAACCATTCCAGATAAATCTCTTCACGGCCACTGATTAACGCCTCCGGCAGATCCGGCAATAAATGGAAGGCGAAATGCCAGGTCTTCCACGCTTTATCCGGCGTCGCGGGTAAGGCATCTGGCAGCGTAACGCCGGGAATGCCCGCATCAAGCAGGGCCAGTTTTATCACCTGCTGGCTGTAACGCATGGCATAGGGCCACGCTACCCAGGCCCCGACATCATGGGCAGCAAGGTAGTAGCGCTCAATCGCCAGCTTTTGCATTAAACCCTGCACTTTTTCCGCCAGCGACTGGGTACCGTAACCGGCTTGTGGTTTGTCAGAATCACCCTGCCCTGGCAAATCAGGCGCGATGATGAAATAACGATCCCCCAACTCAGCCATGACCTGATGCCAGGCGTACCAGCTTTGCGGAAAGCCCGCCAGCAGCAACAACACTTCGCCCTGCGGATTTCCCCCGCTGACGTAGTGCAGGCGAACACCGTCCACCGTGGTATAAAAATGAGCGAAGCCGGGCAAATGCGCGACAGGCTGTGACCAGGGTTGTGCAAATTCAGACATTCAAACCTCTCATGATTTAGGAAATGACTATTTCCTTATTAGACAAAAAATTTTAATCGAGCAGCGTCAGCGTGGTAGCAATCAGCTGCTCACCTGCCGGTAAATCCTGCATTTTGCCAGCCACACGCATCCCCAGCACCAGACACAACAACACGCCACCCAGTGCCTGGGCATCATGTTGCGGATTAATCGAACCATCCTGCTGGCCCTGTTCGATCAATTGCAGAATCGATTGCTGATTACGCAGCAATGCAGCGCGCACGCCTGCGGCCAGCTCGTCATCCAGCAGTTGTAATTCAACGGTGCTACCGACCACCAGGCAACCCCGCCGCCCTTCCATATCGCTGGCAGATTCGAGGTAAAAACGCAGCAGCTCGGCGATACGCGCCCTGCCATCAGGTTGTTGTGCCAGCCGCTGGCGCAAATCATGATTTCGCAGTGAGGTGTACCGCGCGAACACTTGCAGGAACAGGCCGTGCTTGTCAGTAAACGCTTTGTAGATACTTCCGGCGGTGAGCTGCATCGCCTCACTCAAATCGCTGATCGAGGCGCTGTGATAACCCTTTTCACGGAACACCAGCATGGCGCGATCTAGGGCAACGTCGAGGTCGAACTGGCGTGGACGGCCGCGCTCCCGCACGATCCGTGGCTGCTCTGACATTTTTTCACCATTTAGGAAACGTTCAATTCCTAAATGGTGCCACAGTTGTGTATCGATGGAAAGCGCGATTTATCACGCATCTCACCTTGCCAGCTGACCTGTTTATATTTACAGTCTTCACCCCTGCAAATAATCCATTTTACATTCTTATGAGAACATCAGACACATTGCGTCTTTTGCT is drawn from Pantoea cypripedii and contains these coding sequences:
- a CDS encoding TetR/AcrR family transcriptional regulator; its protein translation is MSEQPRIVRERGRPRQFDLDVALDRAMLVFREKGYHSASISDLSEAMQLTAGSIYKAFTDKHGLFLQVFARYTSLRNHDLRQRLAQQPDGRARIAELLRFYLESASDMEGRRGCLVVGSTVELQLLDDELAAGVRAALLRNQQSILQLIEQGQQDGSINPQHDAQALGGVLLCLVLGMRVAGKMQDLPAGEQLIATTLTLLD
- a CDS encoding alpha/beta fold hydrolase, whose product is MSEFAQPWSQPVAHLPGFAHFYTTVDGVRLHYVSGGNPQGEVLLLLAGFPQSWYAWHQVMAELGDRYFIIAPDLPGQGDSDKPQAGYGTQSLAEKVQGLMQKLAIERYYLAAHDVGAWVAWPYAMRYSQQVIKLALLDAGIPGVTLPDALPATPDKAWKTWHFAFHLLPDLPEALISGREEIYLEWFLRRKTASPMVFSAADMAEYVRLLKQNGALRAGLAPYREVMHSAAQNRALREQGKLTLPLLAISADQGSIPDMAAPLRQFADNVTGITIAHSGHFIPDEQPQALADALATFFR
- the iolE gene encoding myo-inosose-2 dehydratase, producing MIKDAFYQAGQPEPKLGVSPLSWVNEVLPQLGAGTSAQQCLAEAAQAGYQGVELSRIFPREPGALRTLLAQHKLHLVSGWHDGFLTERSVQQELDAVHNHAALLQENGAGVMVYGECGWMTDNALDVPLAQRRLLPEEQVQGYAARLSAFAEALHQQYGLRLAYHHHLMMVTETLPEIRALLAACAPSVGLLLDTGHATAAGFAYTQLIDEFADRICHIHLKDVRLDRLQQVRQSGMTFNQAVLAGMFTVPGDGGIDFRPLAQFIARSGYRGWMVVEAEQDPAIAPPLATVTRAQRYVTEHISPAAQ
- a CDS encoding Gfo/Idh/MocA family protein; the encoded protein is MTGKKLNVGLIGSGFMGQAHADAWRRAGLLYRNLPLQPVLHTLADATPALAQEAAQRFGFQHSTADWRAMIANPAIDIVDITTPNNMHYDMALAAIRAGKHVYCEKPLTVSLLEAQTLTQEAERAGVKTMVAFNNIKTPAAQLAKQMIERGDIGTPTRFRGWFDQGFFNDPELPWSWRCSREQAGSGSLGDLGSHVVSVAQYLMGPITSVIGQEQLFIDSRPAAGGGSGYGAHASKDAARLKVENDDQFQSLITFANHAGGVIEASRISAGKVFGIAWEVSGTEGTIIMDGERFNELKIARYRDEKHDRGFKTLYAGSQVEQFGGFFGFDFAGGGLGYFDVKVIEIYDLIKGLSGASGCFPDFRFGLENQQIIEAMVRSSASGTRVEVASLRA